From Equus przewalskii isolate Varuska chromosome 7, EquPr2, whole genome shotgun sequence, one genomic window encodes:
- the CMKLR1 gene encoding chemerin-like receptor 1, which yields MENEDYNLSLTYGDDYLDDLEPIVVLEEFSPLEGRVARIFLVVVYSIVCFLGILGNGLVIVIATFKMKKTVNTVWFLNLAVADFLFNVFLPIHIIYAAMDYHWVFGTAMCKISNFLLIHNMYTSVFLLTIISFDRCISVLLPVWSQNHRSIRLAYTACVVIWILAFFLSSPSLVFRDTAHQHGKISCFNNFSLSAASSSRLPTHHPLNPVGFNRHMVVTITRFLCGFLVPVLIITACYFTIVCKLRRNRLAKTKKPFKIIVTIIITFFLCWCPYHTLYLLELHHAAVPGSVFSLGLPLATAIAIANSCMNPILYVFMGQDFKKFKVAVFSRLVNALSEDTGHSSFHSHRSFTKMSSINERSSVNERETNML from the coding sequence ATGGAGAACGAGGATTACAACCTCTCCCTCACCTACGGTGACGACTACCTCGATGATTTGGAGCCCATCGTGGTTTTGGAGGAGTTCTCTCCGCTGGAAGGCAGGGTGGCCAGGATCTTTCTGGTGGTGGTCTACAGCATCGTCTGTTTCCTCGGCATCCTGGGCAACGGCTTGGTGATCGTCATTGCCACCTTCAAGATGAAGAAGACTGTGAACACCGTCTGGTTCCTCAACCTGGCCGTGGCGGATTTCTTGTTCAACGTCTTCCTCCCGATCCACATCATCTACGCCGCCATGGACTACCACTGGGTTTTTGGGACGGCCATGTGCAAGATCAGCAACTTCCTGCTCATCCACAACATGTACACCAGCGTCTTCCTGCTCACCATCATCAGCTTCGACCGCTGCATCTCTGTGCTCCTCCCCGTCTGGTCCCAGAACCACCGCAGCATCCGGCTGGCGTACACGGCCTGCGTGGTGATCTGGATCCTGGCTTTCTTCTTGAGTTCCCCATCCCTCGTCTTCCGGGACACAGCCCACCAGCACGGGAAAATATCCTGCTTCAACAACTTCAGCCTGTCAGCGGCCAGCTCTTCCCGGTTGCCCACTCACCACCCACTGAACCCTGTGGGGTTCAACCGGCACATGGTGGTGACCATCACTCGCTTCCTCTGCGGCTTTCTGGTCCCGGTCCTCATCATCACAGCCTGCTACTTCACCATCGTCTGCAAGCTGCGGCGCAACCGCCTGGCCAAGACCAAGAAGCCCTTCAAGATCATCGTGACTATCATCATCACGTTCTTCCTCTGCTGGTGCCCTTACCACACGCTCTACCTCCTGGAGCTCCACCACGCCGCCGTGCCTGGCTCCGTCTTCAGCCTGGGGTTGCCCCTGGCCACTGCCATCGCCATAGCCAACAGCTGCATGAACCCCATTCTGTATGTCTTCATGGGTCAGGACTTCAAGAAGTTCAAGGTGGCTGTCTTCTCCCGCCTGGTCAATGCTCTGAGCGAGGACACAGGTCACTCCTCCTTTCACAGTCACAGGAGCTTTACCAAGATGTCCTCGATAAACGAGAGGTCCTCCGTGAATGAGAGGGAGACCAACATGCTTTGA